The following is a genomic window from Eubalaena glacialis isolate mEubGla1 chromosome 18, mEubGla1.1.hap2.+ XY, whole genome shotgun sequence.
CCTCCCTCAGAGAGTGGCCTGGGGTGGGAATGGACTCTTAGCACCACACACGTGTAGGGAGCTCCCTTTGAAGTGACTGTCCTAACCTTCCCTCAAGCTGCTCATGTCCTTGATAGCTTCAGACCCTGAGGGCATGAAAGGCCTTAGTCTGTGAAGAGACACCGAACCGTGGAAAGACCTAGAACCAGCCAGTCCTGAAATAAGGCAGATTGAGAGCCTTCTAGCCTTGGACCAATAAGACAACCTAGAACCCAGGAAGCCCTGGAATGTGGTGGATTGGGAGTCCTCCGGACCAACAGGTCTGGAGCTTCACAGCCTGATGTCAGGAGGGATTTGCAACACAGACAGCCGTGGAACGTTGCTTGCTGCACACAGCGCTTGAGCTCAGCCAGGAAGGGTGGAGAAACTTCTGCAGGGGGGCTGAGGCTTCACACTTGCTGGCTAAGCTATGGAAATGGCGCTTACTTCTTCCTGCTGGTGCCACGTGGGGTCCCTCAGCAGTCTGCTGATGACTGCCCATGGCACCTGGCAGCCTCGCTCAGTCCTGTCTGTCTCCAGGGCTGCAGCGTGGCCCTTATTCTGACATCTGGATGCCCAAGCTCTGCTGAGGTTAGGTCTTGGGGAGTTTGAGGCCTGGAATAGGCCAtggagcccacagagctttccaACGGGGCTGTGTTCCCCAGTATCACTGTCACCAGGCCTGGGGGTGGATAGGGCTCCATGGCCTTTGGAGCTCTGAGATGAGTTGTATCTGGGTGACCGCAGCACTGGTTCCACAGGCTCGGGCCTCTCCACACCTCCCCGTGGGCTCTGGCCTGCTCATGCCCATCTACGAGGCAGCCTTGCCCTTTATACGGCCCCGCTGGGCCATGTCCCCAGAGTGAGAACAGGTTAGTCACTCTACCCCTGGGCAGACCCTCCTGGCCGATGCCTGAAGTGTACCAGGCCACCAGGGTGAATGGTGTCAATGGGAGGCCCCGAGAGAGGCTTTGGGTGCCGTGACCCCTCAGCTTCTGCCCAGCTCATTGCCCTGGCGCACGGTGGCAGGAGTGGGGCAGGGCCTGAGGAGCAGTGACCCGGGGCAGACGGAGGAGTGGGCAGCTGAGGGAGGGGGGAGCCCTCCTGGGAGGTCTTGCCAGTGCAGGCAGAGAGTGAGGGGGCTAAGCCTCAGCTTGTACAGGTTGGGCTGGAAGGCCTGGGGCCCAGGTCGGGGCCACCCTTCTCCCAGGCTGTGCAGGGTCCAGCTGGGGACGTGTGTGTGGCCCTGCCTGTCTGCCGAAGGATGTCCGGCGGTGCTGCCCCTGGGGAGACCCTGCCGACCGCCCTGCGGTTCCCGAGTCAAGCTCTTGGCTGTCCCCACCCCTCTTCGGGGTGTCCTAACGCTCCCCACCGGGGCCTGGGGTCTGCAGGGGAAGTTAGCCAAACCAGAGACTGCTGCCCTGGGAAGTGGGGAGGCCTGGTTCCTCCCCGCTGGAGTGGAGGGGGCCAGGCATCAGGGTGCCCCGAGAGCCTCCTGCAGGCCCTGTGCTTCTGTCAGAGCCACTGCCCTGCAGAAGATGGGGTGCTGGGACCTGGCCTCCCCTCGCGGTCCCCTCCCTGGTGCGCACACGCTGTAGCACGTGTGCACACATTCGAGCATGTGTGTGCACTGTTCCGTGTGCATCCACACTggtatgtgtgtacacactggggtatgcgtgtgtgtgtgtgtgtgtacatgcgtgCACTGTAGCTGCACACACACGTGCTGTCCCTGGTGCCTGCCTCTGTTCTCCCCTAGGGTTCCCCGAGCGCAGGGCTGTGGGTGGTTCGTCTGTGAGTTTGTTGAGTGTACGTAGCTGTGTCTCTGGTGGACCCGTGCTGCCTGGTATGTCCCTCACCGGGATGTGTCTGGGTCTGCCTGTGATTTGTGTGTTGTGAGGGAGGGGACCATGTGACGCTGTGCCTGCTGCCCGGGTGTGTCCTGTCCAATGCTCGTTCACGCGGGTTGGGTGAGGTGGATGTGTGTGACCCGGGAGTGTGTCAGCTGGTTTACATGTGTTCACTGGGCGGGTGGCTGTGAGCTGGCATGTCTGATGGTCAGTGGGGGTCTTCTGGGCAGTTCTGTCCGGCAAGGGTTTGTGTGCGTGGGATGAGGTGTCTTGTGTCTGTGTCTCGCTGTGGTTTTCCAGGCCTGTAATCTGTGTCAGCGGGCAGGCGGGTGTATAGAGCTGGGTGTGTCTCTCTCTGGCTGTGGCTTGTGAGTGTAGGCGGGCCGTGTGCACGTGCTGGTGTCCCGGCTGACTGTGGCCTGGCTGCCGCTGGCATGTGCAGACATCCTTTTCAGTCCTGGCGCAGTCCCAGAGTCACCCATGTAAGGCCCCTCGCCCCTCCAGCAGGGGGAGCTCTAAGGAGTCGGGGTGGGGCAGGTGGACCCGCCCTTCCATCCCACATCTCCGCCCCCATCTCTCCCAGAATAAGCCGCCTCTTCAATGGCACCGAGCCCATCGTGCTGGACAGTTTGAAGCAACATTATTTCATCGACCGGGATGGGGAGATTTTCCGCTATGTCCTGAGCTTCCTGCGGACGTCGAAACTGCTGCTCCCAGATGACTTCAAGGTAAGTCCGCAGCCGGCAGCTGCACGGCACACTGCCTGTGCGGTGGCGTTACACAGGGTAGGCTGTGACTTAATAAAAGGACCCACAGTTGTCATGGCAACCATAAAAACTTAAACGATGAAGCCGAGGGCTAAATCAGTTTTTCTAAACTAATTTTGTTTTCTCACATTTTTAGCTTATTTATCAGGGTGTAACAACAATTAAGCAGTGGCAGTGGCGCTTACCCCGGTTTCATGTTTGTCGTGTTGAAGGACTGTCGTGTGCCGGAGTTACAGGAGTTAGAGGTTCCCAAATCTGTTCCTTGTAGGCATTTGGCAGGGGGAAAACTGATCCAAACCAAACACCCTTACACAGAAGGTTGCCCCCAGGTCTCCGGGCGAGCCTGTCTGCGGCAGCCGACCTGGTTCCGAGAGTCCTGCCTCTGGTGCTGGGCCGCTCACGGCACGGGGATCCCGGAGGCAGGAAGCCCATGCCTGGGCTACCTCAGCTCCAACCAGCAaatgtccttcctttctttcttcctgccgGCACCCAGAGGACCCAGTGGCCCTGGGGGTGTTTTATCCTTCATTCAATTCAGTTCCTGGGTGCCAACAGCCGAACTCGGGCTGAAAATGCAGTGAAAGACAAGGCAGACATGGGTCCTGTCCCCACAGTGGTTACGGTCTAGTGGGAAGACAGATGATGAACAAAAAAACACTTGAATTCCACAGGGGCAAACGCTTCAGAGAAGCAGAGAGTACTGTGAGAGTGAACCACGCGGAAAGCGGGCCTGGGAGGGTTTGGAGGCAAGGCTGTTTCTCTGGGTGATGGCGGAGGAACGGGGGCAGACGGGTGTGAGGGCCTTGGTGGGGAGGGGCGAGGGGAGGGCAAGGAGCTGGATACGTGGCAGCCTGGGACCATATGAACTGGGAAGGGAAGAGCAGGAAGGAAGGCTGCTGCTTGGTGTCAGGACCTTGGTGGCCAGCTCAGCATTTGGCTTTTTACCCTGAATGCAGTGGAAGGGTTGTGAGTAGGGGCATGACCATCAGATCTGTTGTGTGGAAAAGGATGCGGGGGGGAGCAGGAGGGTAGAGGCAGTGAAGGTGGAACAGAGTGGTAGATTAGATTCACGCTTAGGAAAAAGATGCAGAAGCCACGGGTGTGGATGGTGAGGGTCGGGGGCTCTCGAGGGTGCCTCTGGCCTGCAGCTTGAGTCCTGAGTGGATGTGTGGAGGCCCAGGGTAGAACAGGCTGGGGGAGAGTGGCACCGCAGTCCTGTGTGGAAGAGCTGGTGGGGCGTCAGGGGGAGATGTTCTGGGTTATGAGGAAGGAAGTGGGGTTGTTGGTTTGCAGATATCATTTCAGACCTTGCGTGGATgagagcagaggcccggcctggTGCCCTGAGGAACCCCTGTGGAGGGACAGGATGGGTTCTTTttaattcttgaattttattttatttattttttatacagcagttcttattagttacctattttatacatattagtgtatatatgtcaatcccaatctcccaattcatcccaccaccatcccccccccgccactttccccccttggtgtccatacgtttgttctctacatctgtgtctctatttctgccctgcaaaccggttcatctgtaccatttttctaggttccacatatatgtgttaatatacgatatttgtttttctctctctgacttacttcactctgtatgacagtctctagctccACAGGGTGGGTTCTTGACTGATGATAGGCCTGGGGAGGCTTCCCTTGGGGTGACTCCGAAAGCTGGGGTCAGTCAGCAGGAGGAACGGACTTAGGCACAGTGGGGTGGGCCCGGCTTTGGGGGTTGGGCTTCCTTGCCTCCCCCCAGGGGTCCTCAGGCTCACCAGCCGGACTTGAGCTGAGTGGTGTGGTCACGGGTCCTCAGCTActcagggctggggtgggtgtgggtggaCATGTGTTTGACCGGGGCAGTGGTCTGATCATCAGGGCCTGAGGGGTGGTTGGTGTGAGCCCACCAGCCCGGGAGTGGGCTGCTGGTGAGAGGTGGGTGTCCCCCCAGACACCTCCTCACACTGCCTGCGAGGGCAGGGGCCGATCTTGTTGTCCTTTAAGCTTCACCCCCTCTTTGAGCTGGGTGTTtacatccattttatagatgaggaaactgaggctcagagaaggtctGGTAGATAATGATGCCGAAAATCCAACCCAGACAGGTCTGTTTCGCCTCGTGCTCCGCAGtgagctcctccagggcaggTGAGGACGGGGCTGCCCCATGCCTTGCTGAGAAATCAGCAGGTTTCCAGGCATCTGCACAGCCTCTGGCTCCTCTAATCTAGCCTCCGGGTTTATCCAGAGGCTTCTCTCTGCTTCAGGGGGATGAAGCCACCCCCAGTGCTGGGGCCGGATGGAAGAGCTCAGGGGGTCTTGGGACAGGTGCACACCAGCTGCTGCCTGGATGGAGGCAAGACCTTTTTTTTTGGGCACACATTCACCCGAGCCTCGTTTTCCCCATCCCTACAATGGGGACAACCATCCCAGACCACATTGTGCCCTGGGGGTGCGGGGTCTCAGAGGGGGGCCCCCTGGAGCCGGAAGGGCAgatccccacctcccccacccgTGTGCGCGTGCCCGCAGGACTTCAGCCTGCTGTACGAGGAGGCGCGCTACTACCAGCTGCAGCCCATGGTGCGCGAGCTGGAGCGCTGGCAGCAGGAACAGGAGCAGCGGCGCCGCAGCCGGGCCTGCGACTGCCTGGTGGTGCGCGTCACGCCGGACCTGGGTGAGCGGATCGCGCTCAGCGGCGAGAAGGCTCTCATCGAGGAGGTCTTCCCCGAGACCGGGGACGTCATGTGCAACTCGGTCAACGCCGGCTGGAACCAGGACCCCACGCACGTCATCCGCTTCCCGCTCAACGGCTACTGCCGGCTCAACTCGGTGCAGGTGAGGGCTGGCCGGCCGCTGCCTCCCCCGTGCCTCCCCGACGCCCTCCGGCGGCagagggagatggagggaggCTCGGTGCCTGCAATGGCGAGGCCCTCCGTgccatcttacagaaaaggcAACAATGTGTCGATGCATAATTTATGTCCCGCTCATAATTAAATGATGGCGCCTGGGGGATGGACTTAAAAAAATTgatctatgcttttttttttttcccccccgaaAGGATGTTCTATAAAAATGGCCTAGAGTATTTTCAACAAAGTGTGCTTCATTTGACACCCAGAGTCTGACTTTGGATTCAAATTAAACCCAGGCAGTGGGAGCAGCAGGTCAGAGGCTGAGAGTGCCGGCGGCCTGGAGCCCCCCTCCTCCTCATGCTGACTGGGGCCACCAGCACCCAAACAGCCGCCCAGTGCGTGTTTGGACTGCCTTTCCCCAGATGGGTCTGAGAGCTGGGAAGCCCCACATGGAGTGGCCTATTTTCCATCAGCTCTTCCAGACCCAGGAGCAGACTCCTATTTCAGGCTTGGGGCAGAGTGGACTTTGTGGGGAAAATCCCGCAAGCTGTCCGTCAGCACTTGCTAGCTGCAGGACCCAGGTGTCAGACACAGTGACCGGGCCCTGCCCTCACAGAGGCACAAGCCCGCCCACGTGGACACGGAGACCTGCAGAGACTCAAACATCAGGAGGACGCCTCCTCTCCACCCCAAGCTCCCTTGGGCTGATGGGCCCCCAGGCCTCCAACCATCTGGGACTCACAGCTCAGGGAAGCAGGTGGCTGcccagaggctgggggcagggtctCTATTACTGGGGCCTCAGTGAGGGAGGGGGACCTGGGACCATGTATCTGGAGACAGAGGGGCCCCTATCAAGGTTGTGGACCCCTGAGGGCAGCAGGGTGGTCGCCCATCCAGGTTTGGCTGTTTGAGGGGCCCTGGGGCCTGGCTGCCCCTGTCCCTTCTGTGGCTGCCCAGCTGGACCTCTGTCAGCAAGCAAGACGTGTCTTAACAGGAGAAGGTAGCTTGCCCTGGCTAGTGCCCACCTGCCCGCCAGGCAGGGCAGGCAGACTCTTGCAGCTGGGCATGACTGACCCCTGTTTCTTCCCCGGCAGGTCCTGGAGAGGCTGTTCCAGAGGGGTTTCAGCATGGCTGCGTCCTGCGGGGGTGGCGTGGACTCCTCCCAGTTCAGCGAATATGTGCTTTGCCGGGAGGAGCGGCGGCCGCAGCCCACCCCCACTGCTGTCCGAATAAAGCAGGAGCCCCTGGACTAGGCCCTGTCTCAGCGCCCACCTGAGGCCTCTGGGCCCTGGGGACACTCCAGGGGCCAGGAAACAGTGCTGGGGAGTTCTGCCTATGCCTGCTTAGCGGTGGCCATGAGActgagggtggggctggagggtcCAAAGCCTGCCCAGAGAGCCCCAAGGCCCCACGTGTCATGGCAACAGAATGTGGGATGCTGGAGGCATGTCCACTGAAGGACTGTTGATGTGACCCAAAGATGCCAAGGTGGGAGAACTCGGCCACCAGTTGTCTGGGCCCCTCGGCTCCTAGTCCGGTCCTCGCGGCGCCACACGTGCCAAGGCAGGGTCAGCAGAGGCCTCCCCAGTGCACTCCGAGGAGCTGTCCATCCTTCGCCACGCGGCAGACTCCAGTGGGTCTCCTTGCGTCAGAGATGGCTTATTTTTCTACAGTATTTAAGACGGAAGTAACTGTCAGTGCACAAGTCAGAGAGGCCGACAAGGACCAATGCTTCTTTACCTGGTGCTCAGCTCAGTCGGACGCGCAGCATGTCTGCATGGGGGGTGGAAGAGCTGCCGGACACTCGGGCCCAGGTGCCCGCAGAGCAGGGCTTGGAGATTTCTGGTCCCTGCTCTAGGGGCAGATGCAGGGATGGCAGTGTCACAGGGGCTGAAACTGGGCTCCCACGGGgtggggctgctgggaggagggTGGTACAGGCGTGGGGGATGGTTAGCTGTGGAACCACTTGAGACCCTACCTTTGCTGCCGCCTGGGGCACAGGCCACACTTGAGAACCACCTGACCAACTAATGCCCAGGGCCTTCGATTCCTATCTGTGCGTGCGCACACCTGGGCTCCCAGAGAAGTCATCTTCCCATCAGGACCAGCCACGGGGCCACAGCACATCCTTACCTCAGGAATGGGCCCCACGGTGAAGGGGCCCATCTGTCAGCAGCATCCTCTGGGTCCCCAGCTCAGGAAGCCGTCCCCCACTCTGATTTTCCCACACTCATATGCACACTGAATTTTAATTAGACTGTTGTTACACTAGCTTGCCAGTAAGACCCGGACAGAGTCATACCTTGGGTTCTTGGCCCCGGATTCCAACGAGGACTGCCTCTGAGGGGTCCTCACAGACCTGCTGCCTCTCAGACGACAGGCCCAACGATGGATACCGCCTGCCTTGTCACAgttcccctcccctcccgagatGGCTCTTTCCTGGGTTGGAGAAACCGCAGAGAACTGCTGGGTGGGCGAGGCGTCCCGGCCAGCACTGCCCCTTGTACGATGCCTGTAGACTTGTATATGACTCCTTTAATATTGTAAAGATGCTGATGTACAGTTGTCGCGTGTTTGTGTAAACACATTATGTTCCTAGTTCATGCCATAAATGATGCTATAAAGCGAAAGACTGAGGCTTCATCCTGTACAGAAGCGGCAGCCAGATTCCAGCATTCCATGCTGTGCAGGGAGGTTTGGGAATGGGATGCCTCCCTCGGTTCCTTCAGTTCAGATGAGGAAGAACCAGCAGCGGtaactgggggaggggcagggacaggGGTCCTGAGCTTGCTGTTGTTTATTGCATGTGGGTGTTTCCTCACTGCTGTGCCTGTTCCCCCTGGGCAGCACAGATTCTGAATTCTGATTCACAGCCCCTAACCAGATGCAAGCTGGGGAAAGGCACACCCAAAGTGTCCAGGGGCTTTTGAACCCAGTCTTCAATGTTTGTGATTTTTCCCTCCCTCTGGTTTTTGGTTGAGGTTGACGTCCTCTTTAGAGCCCCGCAGAGCAATAGGAGAAGGTGGCAGGCAGTCCATGCGTGGCTCAGGCCAGCCAGGGGACACGCAGCCCTTCGCATGAGGACGGGTCACCCTAGCTCAGCACAAGACCTCAATGCGTCTCTTTCCGAGGAGTTTGAATGTACTTACGCAGGCCTCCAATTTTAATGAgcctttttgtatttttcctcaaAGTCCTTATGTTCTAACTGACCAGGACCCTTTCCCATGCCAGTAAGGGCCACCAGCCTCTCCCTGCCTGGGGACGGGCCACAGCCATGCGCTGTCTGAGGCCGCAAAGCGGTCGCCATCCCACTGTACGGTCAAATTTGCTGGACAGACTTGCCCGCCTTCTCCTTTGCTCAGCAACATGCCTACAGTTGGCACATGGGCATTTTGGCATCTGAGGTTCACATCTGAGAGGAGGAGAAGGTGTTGTGTTTATTAGAAAGGAAGTCTTCTGGAAACAGCTCAGTGCCGCGTGTGTTTATGGATTTTTATAGTATGATAGCCAGCATGGTTGCCGGTTGGTGGAGATTCCCTAACATTTTCAAGCAAACTATCATTTTGATTAAAACTATCattgtgctaaaaaaaaaaaagagtaactacCTTACTGAATGTTACTCTTATCATCTCCTTACTAATTAAGACAAACCAGGAAGTATGATTTAGGGAATTTCTAAATTTGTAGAGAAGCGCCATGTTCTCAAAGTGATGCTAAAATTCTAAGATAGTCCCCATAAACAATAAGTACAAACATTTTTTATGCTTCCTGGAATGAATATACCATATTGTAAGTAATCTCTTGATCAGTTGCCAGTGATATAAGTGTTACTTCTGCTCTTCATAAATTATTCTTGATTATAAGCAACTGGACAGATAGCTGTGCCAACACTTCCCTGTTCCCCACCAGACCTCTGTCCGTGCAGAAGAGAATTCTGCAAAGCTACAGCAGGTGGCTTTGGCCGCTGTCCTGCTGACACGGAGCTCAAAGTTGGGTCACGAcactaatatcttttaaaaagcttttttttttttttttttaagctaccaCTTGACTGTGTTCCATAGAATAAATAAaggatattttataaattatacaccCAGCTCTAGCACTTCGTTTCTAATCTACCGAGGCAGCCACAAGAAGGTACTCTGGCTTGAGTGACTCTTGAGCCACTGCTCCTCACACCTGGGACTTGGCTTGACCACTGAATCAGCACCTTGAGTAGCCCTAGTCCCAAATACTGAAACTTCCTGATCTAGGTGAGGAGTTGCCGTGGAGGGTTGGGCCCTTTTGCACTATATTCATTTTGTGCACGTGTATATGTAAACCAAACCACTAACACATTTGACAAAGGGGCAGAGAAGCATGGACGTGAGAAATGGCTCCATTGAGCCCCTGACCAGGGGAAGACCAATTTGGTTGAGTCTAGCAGAGCTTAATTAGAGCACAGGGTTGGAGATTACCCTTTCTCCCATCCAGGAGGCAGACCTGTGTTCTCTGGAGAATGCTACCTGCCAAGATGGCCCCATCCCATCAGGCCCTGTCCACGCTCCTGACTCCCCAGAGACAGGACGACGGCTGCAGTGGCCCTGAAGGACCCACAAGATTGGAGTTCCTCCTAAGTGGATGACAAGATGGAACATACAAATGCAGGAGCTGCCAGAGGATTTTCAGTTCGAGGCAGGGCACTTGGTTCAAGCCAATGGGGAGTTCTAGACAGAGCTGGAGGGCCAGCTCTTGGCTAGAGAGCACAGCTGCTGCCCTTGAGCCTGATGTCTGGGCTGATGAGGGATGTTGTAAGAACTGTGATGTCACAGTTTGATGGTCTCGACTTCTGTTGACTTTAAGGTGGGTGGGCAAATGTGTTTAGCACAAAGACAGCCACATAACACCTGGGCCGTGGCTCAGATGTGATGAGGACATGGCTGGCCCTCTTTCTGCTCACCCCCATGCCACCCAAAGGAGGCAGCTCCATGTAGAGAGAAGGCTTGCCCCACCTGGAGATTGAGGCTCATGAGGTAGCCCTTTGTGGaccaagagaaagaagagagtatGGGTGGCAGCTAAGGGCATCTTCCTGCCAGGAGCCAGACTAGCAGTGACATTCTCTCAGAAGAATCAGAGTGACCCAAATGGAACCCAACCCCAGGGAGGGTTGAGGGTCAGAAAAGGATCTCACAGCCCCTGcctcagtccctgccctcaagtccTCGGTAAGTCCAGGGGCATGGCTCTGAGAGCTGTTAGTGGAAGGAGAGCCCAGCCCCTGGGAAGCCCCCCAACCTCACCCCCTGCCCCCGGCTGATCTTGTTTGGGAACACCAGATGGCAGCTCTCTTCTCCCAAGCCCCAGAGCTGGAAAAACAAGACACCTGCTTGACCCATGGGGAGCTCTTCAAACCTCAGAGCCTCAGGCAGAGTGGGGGCCAATCCTGGGATATGTATCCAGGCGTTGCTGCCTGTAGGTAGTTGTTTATTCACAGGGAAGAGGCCCCCTGTGTTTCCAATCTCACCCTCTTACCCCCAGTGGAAGGATGTCTTGGACAGTATTTGTGCTATTTTGGGGTCATGTAACTTTGACTTGAACAGTGGGCTAACGTGGCTGCAGAGGCTTTGGACCTCGGTCAGCAAAAGGGTCCTGCTTACTGCAAAGATCCTTATCTTCCTGGCCACCCGTGCCATTGATGGATTGACAGCCAGCATGTGCCAGCCACTGCAGGTACTTGGAGGACAAGACAGCCCACAGGGCTAAGAGAAGACATCTGTTTATCCACAAGAATTGTTTACTTGAGGTCCTGTAAAGTTATCTGGAAAAGAACTTTCCATATTACAGTTTTCAAGTTTGTCATAACATCGAATATAGATTACCCGCAAATTCCTTAACTTGCAAGTAGAGCCAGCAGCCTCTCCGGCCTCAATGACTGGCACCTCCGTAGTGAACAAGGCTTCTCTGAAATTCTAATGAGAGATCCAGGGACAGAGGCAGGCACACTCCCAAGGGGGAACACAAAGGAGATGGCTGGAGGTCAGTTGCATTTGGATTCTCCTCTTTGTTTCCATTACACAGAACAGCCAATCCTGACAGCCATCTCTGGGCCTGGCGGCCGAGCTGGACAGCACTCTTACTTGACTGAGTCATGGCTCTAGGATGACAACAGCTGGGTCATCCAGGCCTTGACTCCCAGGACCTCCTCACACAGACATCACAAACTGCGACAAAGCCTTAAAAGAGCAGGGCCGGAGCCAGGGAAGCGCTGGGACGCCCAAGCCAAGCCCCTGGGAGGATGCCCGCCCTGCCCCTAGGAGAACATGGGTCCCCACATCCCTGGCTGGACGGGGTGGGAGGTGCGCCACCTGCCACGGGCTTGAGCTGCTCGGGGGGGCTGGCCAAGGCTGCTGTTCAAAGCCCATGTCTAGAATGTCACCAGAGCTTCCTCCTCTGCGTCCTGGACCCGGTCCAGGGCTCCCGCGGAAGCTGCGGTTTGGGGCAAACAGCCTGCACCAACTGGGCGGGGCGGCTGCTCCCACTCCGGACGCGGGCCACGCCCTCTTGGACGCGAACACACCCCCATTTCCCGGGGCCCACGGAGACACGCCTCTCCCTGCAGCCAAACAGCGTGAAGGCAGATTTGTACGAGTATGTACAAGGTCCTGGAATTCTCGCCCGGTTGCACACAGTGTAAGGAGCATAACTGGGGGAGGTTATGCAACTGCCCGAGGAGCCGGGGTGCGCTGCCAGGGCTCtccaagttctcatcacaggCATCCAGGGAGCCTGGGACGGAGCCAAACGCTAACAGTGCCACCTTTGGTGGCACTGATGGCCTCGCTCCGGCAGGGCAGCAGTATGGCTCTGCTGAGAGTTGGGAAGCCCAGGTCCCTGCTGGGCCAGTGGG
Proteins encoded in this region:
- the KCTD15 gene encoding BTB/POZ domain-containing protein KCTD15; translated protein: MPHRKERPSGSSLHAHGSTGTAEGGSMSRLSLTRSPVSPLAAQGIPLPAQLTKSNAPVHIDVGGHMYTSSLATLTKYPDSRISRLFNGTEPIVLDSLKQHYFIDRDGEIFRYVLSFLRTSKLLLPDDFKDFSLLYEEARYYQLQPMVRELERWQQEQEQRRRSRACDCLVVRVTPDLGERIALSGEKALIEEVFPETGDVMCNSVNAGWNQDPTHVIRFPLNGYCRLNSVQVLERLFQRGFSMAASCGGGVDSSQFSEYVLCREERRPQPTPTAVRIKQEPLD